The Rheinheimera mangrovi genome contains the following window.
AGAAGAAGAATTCCAGGAATTATTAAACTGGTTAGAAGAAGCTCAGTTAGACCGCGTTGGCTGCTTCAAATACAGCCCGGTTGAAGGCGCGAAAGCCAACGACTTACCGGATCAAATTGCTGAAGAAATCAAAGAAGAGCGTTACCACCGCTTTATGGAAACTCAGCAGCGCATCAGTGCAGCCCGTTTGCAGAGCAAAATTGGCCGCACTATCAAAGTGTTAATTGATGAAGTAGATGATGAAGGCGCCATTGGCCGCAGCTTCGCTGATGCTCCGGAAATTGACGGCGCTGTGTATTTAAATGGCGAAACCTCATTAAAGCCGGGCGATCTGGTGGATGTGGTGGTTGAAGAAGCTGACGAATACGACTTATGGGGTAGTCTGGTTTAATCCCTACAACCTCTAAAAAAACGGCCTGTTGGCCGTTTTTTTATTCAGACTCAGGACCAAAGATGATGCGGTTACGCCCCTGGGCTTTGGCTTGATACAAAGCGTTATCCGCATCGACCAGCAGTTCTTTTAAGTCCCGTAGTGCCGTGACGCAACTGGCTCCTCCAACACTGACAGTGAGTTTCACCGGCCTGGCTTCAATTTCCCAGGCTTGATGCGCAATACGGTCACATAAACGTTGGCCAATTAAGGCCGCCTGTTCTGCGCTGGTGTTGGGCATCAGTACAGCAAACTCTTCACCACCTAAACGGCCGATTAAATCTGAAGTGCGAAGCCCTACTTTGAGTAAATCAGCTACTTTTTTCAGCGCCAGATCACCAATAGCATGGCCCCATTTGTCGTTAATTTGCTTGAAATGATCCAGGTCAATCATCAGCACAACCACACTGTGTTGCTGGCGTCTGCTCTGTGACAAGGTTAAATTAGCCCGTTTTAAAAATTCACGGCGGTTAAGCAACTGAGTTAAATCATCCAGCTCTGACAGCCGAAGCAATTGGTTTTCAGTCAGGGAAAATGACAATAACGGCAACATTAGTCCTGTGCTCGTGGTTAACAGCACATGACCCAACAAGACCCATTGCAGGCTGGGCAAACTAAAAGCCCTGCTGTCTTCGCCGATCAAAGGCAAAACCAGGCCAACCTGAAGCAGCATTAAGCCTGCATGCAGAGCGAAAAATAATTGCAGCACATACACCGGAAATACCGGCGTTAACCGGGCATGTTTCAACAGTACTATCGCATACATAAATATGACTGCGATGCCAAAGGAGGTCAGTGCTGATGAGGCATTATTGACCTGATGCAACATACTCAGTGGCAACAGATATAAGGTCAATAACAAGGCCGCTTGCTGTTTGGATCTGGCACTGAGTTGGCCGCGCAAAAATAACACCAGTCCCAGGACGACCAAAGCCGGAGAAAGCAGCAACAACAGATCGGCCAGCAAATAGGTAATGAGGGGTTGGTCTATATAGTTTCTTGCACCAGCAGCACAACCACCGGCCACAAACACAAAACAGGCAACAGCCCAGAGCAGAAAGCTTTTATCATGGCGCCGTAGCAAATACACCATGCCCAAATAGCAGCCAATCATCAGATTAATCAGCAGAGTTAACAGCAGTAGCGTGGGTAAATGTAATTCAAATCCATGAAAATTAATGACTAATTACTCCGTTGTTCTGTTCATTTGGCAGTATAGCCCGTGACGTTCCAGTAATACAAACGACTTACAACTCTGTTTTATGCCCGTGGATCTTCATTACTCCGTTGTATTTCCTCATCAATCGAGGGTAATCGGGGCTCTGGTAATACCCCATCAAGTTCAATCAGTCGCTCACTCAACTGCGCCACTCTTTGTGTCAGACCAAAAATAATCTTGTCTTTAATGGCTGACTGCACCCTGTCTGGTAACCTTAAGAAGCTATCGCTGTCAATCTTCATCAGCACCATATCGGTTTCGGCAATCACTGTTGCGCTGCGAGGCTCGTTACAAATAAAGCCGACCTCACCGACAAATTGACTTGGCATTAATTGCCCAATTTGGTGTTGCCGGTGATAAACCAGCGCCTGTCCAGATAAAATGATATAAAAAAATGGCTCGTAGCCGCCTTCTTTAATCAACGCCTGGCCCTGACTGTATGACTCAAAGGCTTTAGGCATTTGCAATATCAGTTCTCTGTCAGCTGGCTGCAGATCTTTAAACAACGGGATCCTGGCCAGAATTTCCATTAATCGCAATTTATTGGTGTAGCTCATGCGTTACTCCTTGCTGTTTTCCCTTTGCTTCATCGCAGAAGATAACCCCTGATAGCGCTGCGGCGCATCCCGGCTCTCCCGTTCCAATTGACGCTGTAATTCTTCCCTGCTTTGTTTGAGCAACTGAATGTAATTCTTTTCATCTTGTTGTTCACGAACCAACTGCATTTTATCAAGCAATTGATAATTGGCCGCTCTGAACCGGTCAGCCAGTTCTTTGGCTTCATAATGCCCCATGCCCAAGACTGACAACACATCACGGCCCTGGCGTAACGAAGCTTCAAAAAGCTCACGTTCTATATGCTCCACCCCTAACTGGCGCAACTGATACATATGCGCAACATCTTTAGCCCGCGCCATCAGAGTTAAATGCGGAAAATGCTGTTTAGCACTCGAGACTATGGCATTGATGGCCTGCACATCATCCACGGCAATCACCAGAACTTTGGCTTCTGCGGCTCCGGCAGCTTCCAGCACGTCCATCCGGCTGGCATCGCCGTAATACACTTTAAAACCAAATTTAGTCATGGTTTGAATAGTGTCAGAATCGTGATCCAGTACTGTTGGCACTATGCCGTTGGACAGTAATAAACGGCCTAAAATTTGTCCGTATCGACCAAAACCGGCAATAATCACCGGGCTGTCGCTGCTTTGCACATCAGTGTTTTGTACTGGTTGTTGTTTTTGCTGGCGAGCCGCCCAGGCATCCTGTAATTTCATCAGCAAAGGAGATACAGCAATAGACAAAGCGATCAGCAAGTTCAGCATAGCGCCTTCGGTGCCGGTTAACAGCGCTCCGGCCGTGGCCAAAGCCGCTAACACAAAAGCAAACTCACTGCCCTGGCCCAACAACACCGCATAACTAAAACGTTCTGGCCCTGCAATTTTTAACACACAAGCCACACCATACAATAACAACAGTTTTAAACCGACAAATAACAGCAACAACAAGCTGATCAGTTGCCATTCTTCACGGAGTAACTGCATATTAATGCTGGCACCAATAGTGATAAAAAACAGCCCTAAAAACAGCCCCTTAAAAGGTTCTAAGTCGGCTTCTAACTGATGACGAAACTCTGAGCTTGCCAGCAGCACACCGGCAATAAAAGCCCCTAAGCCTGCAGATACGCCAACAGCTGTCATCAGTTCCATCACGCCAATGACCAGCAATAACGCTAAACCAACAAACAACTCGCGGGAACCATGATGCGCCACCCAGTGCAGTAAATATCCAATCAAATAACGACCTGTTAAAACCACCGCCACTACAGCAGCCAAAGCTGGCAGAGCCTTAAACTCTGCAGTATCGGCCGAAGGTGCTATTAAACTGACGCCAATCAACAGTGGAATAGCCACCATATCCTGCAATAACAAGGCACCAAAAACCGACTGGCCGGTATGAGTGCCCATTAAATTGCGATCTTTCATCAACTGTATTGCCACAGCTGTGGATGACAGCGCTAAAGCCAGACCAATAAAGACCGACAAGGCATAAGATAAACCCAGTAAAAAAGTGGCGACGGCTATACCTACAGCGCAGACAAGCACCTGCAAAGATCCA
Protein-coding sequences here:
- a CDS encoding monovalent cation:proton antiporter-2 (CPA2) family protein; this encodes MHLNVLTYLMIYLAAMVLVVPLAKRFGLGVVLGYLLAGIALGPAGLAVASNTDDIKLLAELGVVLMLFSIGLELDAKKLWAMRHRVFLFGSLQVLVCAVGIAVATFLLGLSYALSVFIGLALALSSTAVAIQLMKDRNLMGTHTGQSVFGALLLQDMVAIPLLIGVSLIAPSADTAEFKALPALAAVVAVVLTGRYLIGYLLHWVAHHGSRELFVGLALLLVIGVMELMTAVGVSAGLGAFIAGVLLASSEFRHQLEADLEPFKGLFLGLFFITIGASINMQLLREEWQLISLLLLLFVGLKLLLLYGVACVLKIAGPERFSYAVLLGQGSEFAFVLAALATAGALLTGTEGAMLNLLIALSIAVSPLLMKLQDAWAARQQKQQPVQNTDVQSSDSPVIIAGFGRYGQILGRLLLSNGIVPTVLDHDSDTIQTMTKFGFKVYYGDASRMDVLEAAGAAEAKVLVIAVDDVQAINAIVSSAKQHFPHLTLMARAKDVAHMYQLRQLGVEHIERELFEASLRQGRDVLSVLGMGHYEAKELADRFRAANYQLLDKMQLVREQQDEKNYIQLLKQSREELQRQLERESRDAPQRYQGLSSAMKQRENSKE
- a CDS encoding cyclic nucleotide-binding domain-containing protein, which encodes MSYTNKLRLMEILARIPLFKDLQPADRELILQMPKAFESYSQGQALIKEGGYEPFFYIILSGQALVYHRQHQIGQLMPSQFVGEVGFICNEPRSATVIAETDMVLMKIDSDSFLRLPDRVQSAIKDKIIFGLTQRVAQLSERLIELDGVLPEPRLPSIDEEIQRSNEDPRA
- a CDS encoding GGDEF domain-containing protein; amino-acid sequence: MIGCYLGMVYLLRRHDKSFLLWAVACFVFVAGGCAAGARNYIDQPLITYLLADLLLLLSPALVVLGLVLFLRGQLSARSKQQAALLLTLYLLPLSMLHQVNNASSALTSFGIAVIFMYAIVLLKHARLTPVFPVYVLQLFFALHAGLMLLQVGLVLPLIGEDSRAFSLPSLQWVLLGHVLLTTSTGLMLPLLSFSLTENQLLRLSELDDLTQLLNRREFLKRANLTLSQSRRQQHSVVVLMIDLDHFKQINDKWGHAIGDLALKKVADLLKVGLRTSDLIGRLGGEEFAVLMPNTSAEQAALIGQRLCDRIAHQAWEIEARPVKLTVSVGGASCVTALRDLKELLVDADNALYQAKAQGRNRIIFGPESE